From Marmota flaviventris isolate mMarFla1 chromosome X, mMarFla1.hap1, whole genome shotgun sequence, the proteins below share one genomic window:
- the Kantr gene encoding KDM5C adjacent transcript yields MSPFSLLILVICAFSLFFLINLTRGLSILLVFSKNQLLALLLLSIVSLFSISLISALIFFDLLPSTFFGFILLFFF; encoded by the coding sequence ATGTCTCCTTTTTCATTGCTAATATTGGTTATTTGTGCCTTCTCACTTTTTTTCTTGATCAATCTCACCAGAGGTTTGTCGATATTATtagtattttcaaagaaccagcttttggcTTTGTTGCTTCTCTCTATTgtatctttgttttctatttctttaatttctgctCTTATCTTTTTTGATCTCCTTCCTTCCACATTTTTTGGGTTTattctgttattctttttctga